The Brassica napus cultivar Da-Ae chromosome C7, Da-Ae, whole genome shotgun sequence genome has a segment encoding these proteins:
- the LOC106439297 gene encoding protein indeterminate-domain 4, chloroplastic-like — translation MSTSSYNTSAVPSSSSTQPFFITGSSAGDNAFDRKDTFMSMVQQPNSSAPQPKKRRNQPGNPNPDAEVVALSPTTLMATNRFICDVCKKGFQREQNLQLHRRGHNLPWKLKQKSTKEVKRKVYICPEPTCVHHDPARALGDLTGVKKHYYRKHGEKKWKCDKCSKRYAVQSDWKAHSKTCGTKEYRCDCGTIFSRRDSYITHRAFCDALIQETVRNPTVSFTSMTAASSGAGFRGFHGKLEGGNALSHQHLSDHPNSGFSSFGGYNLNIASSENSREFAPQTSNPNFLIQCSSSQGMLPAPNNNNNDQSFMNQQGLIQFDPVNNINLKSSTTNNSFFNLGFFQENTKNSETAIPSLYSTDSLVHHREESLNAGSNVSATALLQKATQLGSITSNDPSALFRSLASSSNSSSVVVNDFGGGQIMGNDNNGNLQGLMNSLVAVNGGGAGGSGGNIFDVDFGNNNVNMSGSDNLTLDFLGVGGMVRNVNRGGAGRGRVRGDVSLNGELKFPE, via the exons AtgtcaacatcatcatataataCAAGCGCTGTTCCTTCATCATCCTCGACTCAGCCGTTCTTCATCACCGGCTCCAGCGCCGGAGATAACGCCTTTGACCGGAAAGATACTTTTATGTCAATGGTTCAACAACCTAACTCCTCGGCTCCACAACCCAAGAAACGAAGAAACCAACCGGGAAACCCAA ACCCTGATGCGGAAGTGGTAGCGTTGTCTCCAACAACACTAATGGCTACAAACAGATTCATATGCGATGTATGCAAGAAAGGGTTTCAAAGAGAACAAAATCTTCAGCTTCACCGAAGAGGACACAATCTCCCATGGAAGCTCAAACAGAAGTCAACCAAAGAAGTGAAGAGGAAAGTGTATATTTGTCCGGAACCCACGTGCGTCCACCATGACCCCGCACGTGCTCTCGGAGACCTCACCGGAGTCAAGAAGCATTACTATCGTAAACACGGAGAAAAGAAGTGGAAATGCGACAAATGTTCTAAGCGTTATGCAGTTCAATCGGATTGGAAAGCTCACTCTAAGACTTGTGGTACTAAAGAGTATCGATGTGACTGTGGTACCATCTTCTCTAG ACGGGATAGTTACATTACACACAGGGCTTTCTGTGATGCATTGATACAAGAAACTGTTCGAAACCCTACCGTGAGCTTCACGTCAATGACAGCTGCTAGCAGTGGCGCCGGCTTCCGTGGATTTCATGGGAAACTCGAGGGTGGCAACGCTCTCTCCCACCAACATTTGAGTGACCATCCTAACTCCGGATTTTCGTCTTTCGGGGGTTACAATCTAAACATTGCATCTTCTGAAAATAGCAGAGAGTTTGCTCCGCAAACTTCAAACCCTAACTTCTTAATCCAATGCTCATCGAGCCAAGGAATGCTGCCTGCacccaacaacaacaacaacgatcAGAGTTTCATGAACCAACAAGGTCTGATCCAGTTTGATCCAGTCAACAACATAAACCTAAAGAGTAGCACCACCAACAACAGCTTCTTTAACCTCGGATTCTTTCAAGAAAATACCAAGAACTCTGAGACGGCTATTCCTTCTCTATATAGCACGGACTCTCTTGTTCATCACCGGGAAGAAAGCTTGAACGCGGGTTCTAACGTGTCAGCCACGGCACTGCTGCAGAAAGCTACTCAGTTGGGTTCAATCACAAGCAACGATCCTTCTGCTTTGTTCAGAAGCTTAGCTTCTTCGTCTAACTCGTCAAGCGTGGTTGTTAATGACTTTGGAGGAGGGCAAATTATGGGCAACGATAATAACGGTAACCTTCAAGGTCTAATGAACTCGCTAGTGGCCGTAAATGGCGGTGGTGCCGGCGGATCCGGTGGCAATATCTTCGACGTTGACTTTGGGAACAATAACGTAAACATGAGCGGCTCGGACAACTTAACTTTAGATTTTCTTGGAGTTGGAGGAATGGTGAGAAATGTAAATCGCGGAGGGGCTGGTCGCGGCCGTGTTCGTGGAGACGTTTCTTTGAATGGTGAACTAAAGTTTCCGGAGTAA